AGAGATGGTGATGCCTGGTGATAATATAAGTGCGACTGTGGAGTTGATCCAGCCTATAGCTATGGAGCAGGGTTTGAGGTTTGCGATTCGTGAAGGTGGTAGGACTGTCGGTGCTGGTGTTGTTACTGAGATTATAGAGTAATAGAGGAAAAGAGATGGCTGGAGAAAAGATAAGAATAAAATTAAAAAGTTTTGATCACAAGATACTTGATAAATCTGTTAGGGATATTGTTAGGACTGCAAAGATGACAGGTGCCAGGGTTGTTGGCCCTGTCCCACTTCCTACAAAGATTGAAAAATATTCAGTTTTGAGGTCTCCCCACGTTAATAAGACCTCATTCGAACAGTTTGAAATTAGAACGCACAAGAGATTGGTTGATATTCACGATCACAATCCCCAGACGATAGATGCTCTCATGAAGCTAGAGCTTTCTGCTGGGGTTGATGTTGAGATAAAACTATAAAAGGTAGGGCAAAATGTTAAAAGCGTTGATAGGTAGAAAAATTGGGATGACGCAGATTTTTACCTCAGAAGGTAATGTTATTCCTGTCACAGTTATTCAGGCAGGGCCCTGTCAGGTGGTACAAAAAAAGACTGTTGATAAAGACGGTTATAATGCCCTTCAGCTTGGATTTGAAAAGATATTAAAAGAGAAAAAGATTAATAAGCCTATGGGTGGCCATTTTAAAAAGCATGGTGTTGATGCCCATAAGACTCTAAAGGAGTTTAAGGTGGACAATCCTGATGAATATCAATTGGGTCAGGAGCTTACAGTAAAACTATTTGCTGAAGGTGACATTGTAGATGTGCAGGGTGTAAGTATTGGTAAAGGATTTCAGGGTGTTGTAAAGAGACATGGATTTGCAGGTGGTCCTGCAGCGCACGGTTCAGATTTCCATAGGGCACCCGGTGCAATTGGTATGAGGGAGTTCCCAGGTGAAACGTTAAAGGGTAAAAAGTTGCCTGGTAGGATGGGTGGCAAGACTGTTACCGTCCAAAGATTGGAAGTGGTGAAAGTGCTAGAAGATAAAAACTTACTGCTTGTAAAAGGTGCTGTTCCTGGGCATAAGAACAGTATAGTTTTCATCAAAGAGACTACGAAGAAAAGATAAGAGGATGATATGGCTTTGGTGGATGTAATAAACACAAAAAATGAGAAAGTGGGGCAGATTGAAATCTCTGATGAGATAATGACCTATCCGGTTAAACCATGGTTGATACATGAAGTTGTTAAAATGCAGCTAGCCTGTAGAAGGGCTGGTACACATTCAACACTCAATAGGGCCCTTATAGAAGGTGGTGGTAGAAAGCCATGGAAGCAAAAGGGAACAGGTAGAGCTAGGGCTGGTTCGATCAGATCACCTTTATGGAGAGGTGGAGCTATAATATTTGGACCTCAGCCAAGAGATTACTCATATACCATGCCTAAAAAGAAGGTAAAAAATGCTTTGAAATCTGCGGTGAGAGCAAAGTTTGATGATGCAGCAGTAAAAGTGATCGATTCTTTGATCGTAGAATCTGGTAAGACGAAGGATGCCCAAAAGCTGCTTTATAATATGGCTTTGGGGAAGAAGGTGTTGATAGTCTATAAAGAGATCGATCAGAAGACTTTTATGGCATTTAGAAATATACCCAATGTGGATTTTTTAAATGTAAAGGGTTTGAACGTATATGATGTTGTGAATGCTGATAGCATCATAATTTTAAAGGATGCCCTCTCACATGTTATGGAGGTACTTCAATAATGTTGACAATATATGATATAATAAAAAGACCTCTTATTACAGAAAAAGCTGTTGATCTGAAAGAGAAACAAAACCAAGTGGTTTTTGAGGTTGATCCAAGAGCTAATAAGATTCAGATCAAAGAAGCTGTAGAAAAGCTTTTTAATGTCAAGGTGAAAGATGTGAGAACTATGTCAGTTAAAGGTAAAGTGAAGAGATTTGGTATGGTAGTGGGTAAAAGAGATGACTGGAAGAAGGCTATTGTAGTTCTCGAAAAAGACCAAAAGTTGGAATTTGTATAAAGAGAGGTTAAGATGGGTATAAGAAAATATAAACCAACATCAGCAGGTGTTAGATTTAGAGCTAATGATGATTATGCTGATATAACCACTGATACCCCTGAGAAATCCCTGCTTATCAGGATACCAAAAAAGGGTGGTAGAAATAATTATGGTAGAATCACCACTAGACACCAGGGTGGTGGAAATAAAAAGTTATACAGGATTATCGACTTTAAGAGGGATAAAGATGCAATACCTGCAAAGGTAAAGACCATTGAGTATGATCCTTATAGAAGTGCAAGGATTGCATTAGTTGCCTATGCTGATGGTGAAAAGAGGTATATTATTGCACCGCTAGGGCTGAAGGTAGGAGATATAATCCAGAGTGGCAAAGATGCAGATATAAAGATAGGTAACGCCATGCAGTTAAAAGATATTCCTGTGGGTACTGTCATTCATAATGTGGAGTTAAGACCAGGCAAGGGTGGTCAGCTGGCTAGATCAGCTGGGACGTATGCCCAGTTGCTTTCAAAAGAAGGGGAATACTGTCACCTCCGTTTACCTTCTGGTGAAATAAGGCTTGTTAAATCCGAATGTAAAGCAACTATTGGTCAGGTAAGTAACCCAGATCATGAGAATGTGATTATTGGGAAAGCTGGTAAGAGCCGTTGGCTTGGTATAAGACCTACCGTAAGGGGTACAGCTATGAACCCTGTTGATCACCCACATGGAGGTGGTGAAGGTAGGACTAAAGGTGGAAGACACCCTGTATCACCATGGGGCTTACCTACTAAGGGTTATAAGACAAGGAAGAAAAACAAGCCATCTAATAAGTATATTGTCACTAAGAGGAAATAAAGGAGGTAGATGTGCCAAGATCGCTTAAAAAGGGACCATTTATAGATGACCATTTGTTGAAGAAAGTAGAGACTGCTAAACAGTCTGGTGATAAAAAGGTGATAAAGACCTGGTCTAGAAGAAGTACTATAATTCCTGATATGGTGGGTTTGACTTTCGCTGTTCACAATGGACAAAAGTTTATACCTGTTTATGTCACCGAAAATATGGTCGGTCATAAGTTGGGTGAATTCTCGTTGACCAGGACATTTCGTGGACACAAAAAAGATGATAAGAAAATAAAGAGATAAGGCTGGAGTAGGTTATGATATCAAAGGCTGTTGCCAGATATATAAGGGTATCTCCTAGAAAGGCAAGATTGGTTGCGGATCTAGTAAGGGGCAAGACTGTTGATGAGGCTATGGCATTACTTAGATTTACTACCAAAAAAGCTGCTCAGGAGATATATAAGACATTAAAATCAGCTGTGGCAAATGCTGAGGAGAATAAGCAGGTTAGGAATGTAAGCAACCTAAAGCTTGTAGAAGTGAAGGTAGATGGTGGGCCATTTTATAAAAGATATATGCCAAGGGCGTATGGAAGGGCTTCTCTGATCAAAAGAAGAACCAGCCATATAACAGTTGTCCTCGGCGAATAATATCGGAGGTGCTTAGTGGGTCAGAAAGCTCATCCAATTGGGTTAAGGATTGGTATAAACAAGACATGGAAATCGATTTGGTACGCAAATAAGAAAGATTATAGAAAGAATCTTTCTGAGGATATGAAGATAAGAAAGTATCTGAAGGAGAAGCTAAACCAGGCTGGTATATCTTCAATAGATATAGAAAGAATGGGTCAGAAGATGAGGGTTACCCTCAATACTAGCAGACCTGGCATAGTTATAGGTAAGAAAGGTGCAGAGATAGATAAGCTTAAGTCTGACCTTAAGGTTTTTACCAGTGCTGATGTTCAAATAAACATCAGGGAGGTTAAGAAACCTGAGATTGATGCTACACTGATAGCTGAAAATATTGCTTTACAGATTGAAAGAAGGATTGCCTTTAGAAGAGCGATGAAAAAGGCTGTTGTGCAGGCTCTTAAATCTGGTGCATTGGGGATCAAGGTTTCATGTTCTGGTAGATTAGCAGGTGCAGATATGGCTAGAACAGAATGGTACATAAAAGGTAGAGTGCCCCTTCAAACCTTGAGAGCTGATATAGACTACGGAACTGCTGATGCAATGACTACTTATGGCATAATAGGTATCAAAGTGTGGGTATTCAAAGGGGAAACTTTTGAAGAGAAAAACAAAAATGCTGCAGAGGTAGAATAATATGTTAATGCCAAGTAGAACTAAATATAGAAAATCCTTTAAAGGAAGGATTAGAGGGAAAGCCACCAAAGGTAATACGCTTGCTTTTGGTGATTTTGGCTTGCAATCGCAGGAAAAGGGTAAGCTTACAAGTAGACAGATAGAGGCTGCGAGGATTGCCATAAACAGGTATATTAGAAGAGGTGGAAATCTTTATATCAGGATTTTCCCCCACAAACCTATTACCAAAAGACCGGCTGAAACAAGGATGGGTAAAGGTAAAGGTGCAGTGGAGTACTATGTGGCTCCTGTAAAAGAAGGGACTATGCTTTATGAGATCAAAGGTGTTACTGAGGAGCAGGCAAGGGAAGCTTTTCGACTCGCATCTCATAAACTTCCTGTGAAGTGTAAATTTGTAAAAAGAGAAATTTCAGATTCTGCCAAAGGAGTTGAATAATGAAAGCTGCAGAACTTAGAAACATGAGCAGATCAGAGCTGCAAAAGAAGGAGATGGAGCTTAGGGAAGAGCTTTTCAGACTTAGGTTTAAGCTTTCTACTGCTGATTTAGAAGATACAAGCAAAATAGGCAAAGTAAGAAAAGATATTGCCCGGATAAAAACTATACTGAAAGAAAAAGAGAAAGAGGGTTAATATGGAAAGAAATAGAAGGAAGGTTCGTAAGGGTGTCGTTATTAGCGATAAGATGGATAAGACAGTGGTGGTCAAAGTTGAAACCCTTAAGCTTCATCCAAAATACCATAAGTTTGTAAAAAGAGGTAAAAAGTATATTGCCCACGATGAGAATAACGAGTGTAAGATAGGTGATGTCGTGGAGCTTATGGAAACAAGACCACTTAGTAAGACAAAGAGATGGAGAGTGGTCAGAATCATAGAAAGACCTGTAGGATTAAATTAATAAGGGTTTAGGAGTATAAGATGATACAAGTTCAGAGTAGATTGAGAGTCGCTGATAACTCTGGGGCCAAAGAGCTTATGTGTATTAAAGTTCTTGGTGGCTCTAAAAGAAAATATGGTGGATTGGGTGATATAATTGTGTGCAGCGTTAAGGATGCTATCCCTGATGGTAATGTTAAAAAAGGTGATGTTGTAAAAGCTGTGATTGTTAGGACTAAAAAGGAAAAACGTAGGCCTGATGGTACCTATATCAGGTTTGATGATAACGCTGCGGTGATATTAAATAAAAACCTGGAGCCTATTGGCACGAGGGTATTTGGGCCAGTTGCAAGGGATCTTAGAGCAAAAGGGTTCCTTAAGATAATATCAATGGCTCCCGAAGTGCTATAGGAGGTTACGATGGCGGCTGTTAAGTATAAACTAAAAAAAGATGACCCTGTTATAGTTATTACCGGTAAGTATAAGGGGAAAAAATCAAAGATTTTGAAAGTGTTAAAAGAAGATGGTAAGGCTATTGTGGAAGCTGTCAACGTTGTTAAAAGACACATGAAGCCAAGCCAGCTAAATCCCGATGGTGGTATAGTGGAGAAGGAAAAGCCGATAGACATATCCAATATTATGTATTATTGCCAGAAATGTGATAAAGGTGTCCGTCTTGGTATAAAGGTTCTGCAGGATGGAACTAAACAAAGGTTTTGTAAGTCTTGTGGCGAAATAGTAGATAAAGACTAAGGGAGTTATCCATGTCAGTGTTAAAAGAGAAATATGAAAAAGAAGTTGTCCCATACTTGATAAAAAAGTTTGGGTATAAAAATGTAATGCAGGTTCCCAAGATCGAAAAGGTTGTTTTAAACATGAGATTGGGTGAAGCTGTGTCTAATCCAAA
This window of the Calditerrivibrio sp. genome carries:
- the rplV gene encoding 50S ribosomal protein L22 translates to MISKAVARYIRVSPRKARLVADLVRGKTVDEAMALLRFTTKKAAQEIYKTLKSAVANAEENKQVRNVSNLKLVEVKVDGGPFYKRYMPRAYGRASLIKRRTSHITVVLGE
- the rpsJ gene encoding 30S ribosomal protein S10, which encodes MAGEKIRIKLKSFDHKILDKSVRDIVRTAKMTGARVVGPVPLPTKIEKYSVLRSPHVNKTSFEQFEIRTHKRLVDIHDHNPQTIDALMKLELSAGVDVEIKL
- the rplX gene encoding 50S ribosomal protein L24; the protein is MAAVKYKLKKDDPVIVITGKYKGKKSKILKVLKEDGKAIVEAVNVVKRHMKPSQLNPDGGIVEKEKPIDISNIMYYCQKCDKGVRLGIKVLQDGTKQRFCKSCGEIVDKD
- the rplW gene encoding 50S ribosomal protein L23 — translated: MLTIYDIIKRPLITEKAVDLKEKQNQVVFEVDPRANKIQIKEAVEKLFNVKVKDVRTMSVKGKVKRFGMVVGKRDDWKKAIVVLEKDQKLEFV
- the rpmC gene encoding 50S ribosomal protein L29; the encoded protein is MKAAELRNMSRSELQKKEMELREELFRLRFKLSTADLEDTSKIGKVRKDIARIKTILKEKEKEG
- the rplP gene encoding 50S ribosomal protein L16, whose protein sequence is MRGKATKGNTLAFGDFGLQSQEKGKLTSRQIEAARIAINRYIRRGGNLYIRIFPHKPITKRPAETRMGKGKGAVEYYVAPVKEGTMLYEIKGVTEEQAREAFRLASHKLPVKCKFVKREISDSAKGVE
- the rpsS gene encoding 30S ribosomal protein S19, with product MPRSLKKGPFIDDHLLKKVETAKQSGDKKVIKTWSRRSTIIPDMVGLTFAVHNGQKFIPVYVTENMVGHKLGEFSLTRTFRGHKKDDKKIKR
- the rplN gene encoding 50S ribosomal protein L14, yielding MIQVQSRLRVADNSGAKELMCIKVLGGSKRKYGGLGDIIVCSVKDAIPDGNVKKGDVVKAVIVRTKKEKRRPDGTYIRFDDNAAVILNKNLEPIGTRVFGPVARDLRAKGFLKIISMAPEVL
- the tuf gene encoding elongation factor Tu (EF-Tu; promotes GTP-dependent binding of aminoacyl-tRNA to the A-site of ribosomes during protein biosynthesis; when the tRNA anticodon matches the mRNA codon, GTP hydrolysis results; the inactive EF-Tu-GDP leaves the ribosome and release of GDP is promoted by elongation factor Ts; many prokaryotes have two copies of the gene encoding EF-Tu), producing EMVMPGDNISATVELIQPIAMEQGLRFAIREGGRTVGAGVVTEIIE
- the rplD gene encoding 50S ribosomal protein L4 gives rise to the protein MALVDVINTKNEKVGQIEISDEIMTYPVKPWLIHEVVKMQLACRRAGTHSTLNRALIEGGGRKPWKQKGTGRARAGSIRSPLWRGGAIIFGPQPRDYSYTMPKKKVKNALKSAVRAKFDDAAVKVIDSLIVESGKTKDAQKLLYNMALGKKVLIVYKEIDQKTFMAFRNIPNVDFLNVKGLNVYDVVNADSIIILKDALSHVMEVLQ
- the rpsQ gene encoding 30S ribosomal protein S17, whose translation is MERNRRKVRKGVVISDKMDKTVVVKVETLKLHPKYHKFVKRGKKYIAHDENNECKIGDVVELMETRPLSKTKRWRVVRIIERPVGLN
- the rplB gene encoding 50S ribosomal protein L2, whose translation is MGIRKYKPTSAGVRFRANDDYADITTDTPEKSLLIRIPKKGGRNNYGRITTRHQGGGNKKLYRIIDFKRDKDAIPAKVKTIEYDPYRSARIALVAYADGEKRYIIAPLGLKVGDIIQSGKDADIKIGNAMQLKDIPVGTVIHNVELRPGKGGQLARSAGTYAQLLSKEGEYCHLRLPSGEIRLVKSECKATIGQVSNPDHENVIIGKAGKSRWLGIRPTVRGTAMNPVDHPHGGGEGRTKGGRHPVSPWGLPTKGYKTRKKNKPSNKYIVTKRK
- the rplC gene encoding 50S ribosomal protein L3, which translates into the protein MLKALIGRKIGMTQIFTSEGNVIPVTVIQAGPCQVVQKKTVDKDGYNALQLGFEKILKEKKINKPMGGHFKKHGVDAHKTLKEFKVDNPDEYQLGQELTVKLFAEGDIVDVQGVSIGKGFQGVVKRHGFAGGPAAHGSDFHRAPGAIGMREFPGETLKGKKLPGRMGGKTVTVQRLEVVKVLEDKNLLLVKGAVPGHKNSIVFIKETTKKR